In the Bacillales bacterium genome, TTTCTTGCAATCGCGTAGGCGACCATCGAGTTCGTCAGCACGGTAAAGATGACGACGAAAACTGTGATGATCGCACTGTTTTTGAAAGCGTTGAAGAAATGCGTCATTTTAATCGCTTTCGTGAAGTTCTCAAAATGAAATGTCGAGGGAATCGCCAAAATTGACTGGGCGATCTGCTCAGGCGACTTCACCGCTACCATAATCGTTAAGTAAAGCGGAAACAGGACAAAGATCGCGCCGAGAATGAGCAAGATTGTCGACGTCCAATTGATGCGTTTACTGTTCATTACAGCTCGACCTCCCTTTTCTGCAAAAATTTAATTTGCGCTATGGAGACGACAAGGATGATAATGAAATAAATGACTGCGTTCGCCGATTGATAAGCAAATTCGCCGCCGCTGAATCCGCCGCGGTAGATCAACAAGGAAATCGATTCCGTGGACGTCCCCGGTCCTCCTCCGGTCATCGCCATGATCTGGTCGAACACCATAAGGAAATTTTTCATTGCCAGAACCATGTTAATGGTAAAGAAAGGCGCGATTAACGGGAACGTCACCGTCCAAAACATTTTCCATTTGCCGGCTCCATCGATTACGGCAGCTTCGTACAAGTCGCTCGGAATTGTTTGCAGTCCCGCAAGATACAAAATTGTATTAAATGCGACAGCTTGCCATACGGAAACGATGACAATGCCTATCCAAGCAAGATCCGGATCACCGAGAATATTTTTCGAAAGGGCTTCAAAACCGAGGCTTTTTGCCATATCCGGAAGAAAATGAGCGAAAATAAAATTAAAAATAAAACCAATGATTAAAATACTTAAGATGTTCGGCATAAAGTAAACCGCGCGAAGCGATTTTCGGAATTTGATTTTTGCATTCAGCCCGAGTGCAACGATAATGCTAATCACGTTCACAAGAATTGTTGAAACAACAGCAAATTTAAACGTAAACAAATACGCATCCCATGCCCGTTTGTCTTGAAAGACATTGAGATAATTTTTGAAACCAACAAAATCCCAATCCCCATACC is a window encoding:
- a CDS encoding sugar ABC transporter permease; protein product: MKRKTMPYFLMAAPALALFFLFHTYPLLQGIFYSFTDWKGYGDWDFVGFKNYLNVFQDKRAWDAYLFTFKFAVVSTILVNVISIIVALGLNAKIKFRKSLRAVYFMPNILSILIIGFIFNFIFAHFLPDMAKSLGFEALSKNILGDPDLAWIGIVIVSVWQAVAFNTILYLAGLQTIPSDLYEAAVIDGAGKWKMFWTVTFPLIAPFFTINMVLAMKNFLMVFDQIMAMTGGGPGTSTESISLLIYRGGFSGGEFAYQSANAVIYFIIILVVSIAQIKFLQKREVEL